tactttttcgctggagtgcaggtattgttttttaaaaaatggcggggggACGTCCTCCCTACCTGGATGCCGCACGCCgcgtgtgaacgcagggggaggatctcatgatcagcatattacgagatcctcccctctccctcccagatcaccaagaggtgtagacaagccctctgTCTCTCTCGAATTCACGGGCTTGCGAAAGGAAAAGTCTTACCTATTCCTGACTTGGCTTTACTAAAAGAACACTTGCATGAAAAACACTCTCTAAAGCGAAATCATGCTTGCACGTCCCGCTGCTTTCGCCAGGAGAGTTTAGgtatctcccattgaaatcaatgagtttTCAGAGTGCTGAATTTTGGTTGGATCAAGCTACCTGTGACGGAGATACGTTGGGCTTCTCCAGTCCCATTGGTCAACATTAAAgtaaactagggtggccatatgaaaaggaggactgggctcctgtatctttaacagttgcatagaaaagggaatttcagcaggtgtcatttcatagaatcatagagttggaatgggcctacgaggccatagagtccaacccctgctcaatgcaggaatccaccctaaagcatccctgacagatggttgtccagctgcctcttgaatgcctctagtgtgggagagcccacagcctccctaggtaactggtgtttgtatgcatatcacaccttttatctttaacagttgtattgaaaagggaatttcagcaggtgtcatttgtatatatggggaacctggggaaatttcctcttcgtcacaacagttaaagctacaggtgccctgccctcttttaaatctggtcacagtatagctgcagtatagcccctgcaactttaactgttgtaataaagaggaaatttcaccaagttctccatatataccaatgacacctgctgaaattccctgtcaatacaactgttaaagtagggtggccatatgaaaaggaggacaaagttgtattgaaaagggaatttctgcagttgtcatttgtatatatggggaacctggtgaaatttcttcttcatcacaacagttaaagctgcaggtgccctgccctcttttgtatctggccactctagtatagctcctgcacctttaactgtggtgatgaagaggaaatttcacctggttctccatatatacaaatgacacctgctgaaattcccttttctacgcaactgttaaagatacaggagccctgtcctccttttcatagggtcactctaagtcagccttcctcaacctggggcgctccagatgtgttggactgcatctcccagaatgccccagcctggctggggcatactgggagttgtagtccaacacatctggagtgccccaggttgaggacggCTGCTCTAAGTAAACAAAACTGAATGTGCTCACCTCCAAGCACAATCTCAGTGCATTAAAAAAACCAGGAGACTAACTTATAATTCTATTAATAACTGTCTTAGGGATCTTCTCAGTTTTGGTTTTGCTCCCTGCCTCTTCTTCACCCTCAGTGTGTGGTTTGATAGATTAGCCCATTAGAATGTAAGAATGGCTCTGCTTGATTACACCAAAGGCCTGTCTCGACTATTACCCTGTTTCCAGCAGTGACATGTTTTGGGGAAGAGTACGAAAGCAACAGCTGCCCCCGCCCCGTGCTCCACAGCACCTGGTATTCAGAACATGGTTctaaccttattcttatatatgGTAACAGCAgcgagattattatatgcacaaaagtggaaagggttaacattacctacaatggatgaatggctggtgaagatgtcGGAGTTGGTGGAGAAGGCAACACTTAAGttaataattagagaaaagtcaatatCTAGGTTTATAatcgaatggaaacctcttattgaCATTTTGCGGGAATCAGAAAAAAAATGagttgtttatctgtggattcaacgaataagaagaaaactttaagataatagaaagaAGGGAActttgttgggatttttttgtaattatagagtaagagaagatATTGTTACATATCTTCACTGCAgagaaaatcggaagcccattgaggtgtcatcaatatgcagatgatacccagctctacctttccttttcatcaaacccaggtgaggcagtggctgttctgaaccagtgcctgggcacggtaatggactggatgagggctaataaactgaaactcaatccagacaagacggaggtactgttagcgggtggttcatctgtccggcgagatgatgtttgccctgtcctggacggggttgcactctccctaaaggatcgggtccgtagtttgggggtgttcttggatccagaactgtcacttgaggcacaggtgaactcagtggcaaagagcaccttttatcagcttaggctgatataccaactgcgcccttatctggacggagatagcctagctacagttatccatgctctgataacctctcgtttggattactgcaatgcgttaaacatggggctgcctttgaaaacggtccggaagcttcagctggtacaaaacaaggcagcccgtttactaacagggactggccggcgagatcacattacgccagtccttttacaacttcattggctgctagtccaggtccgggcccgattcaaagtgctggtattgacatttaaagccctaaacagtttggggccaggttatttgaaggaacgcctcctcccatatgcacctgcccggaccttaagatcatctacaggggcccttctccgtgagcccctgccaaaggaagtgtggcaggtggctactaggaggatggcgttctctgctgtggcaccccggttgtggaatgagctccccagagagatccacctggtgcctacactgtactcttttcgtcgccaactgaagacctttttattctctcagtattttaacgcttaattttaactgaaatttaaattttactgttctaactctgcattttaatcttatatcaattttgctgcgtggttttatcctggttgtgcttttgatactgtattttgtatttgtgcttttaacctgttggttgttttattacggttttaatttttctgaaccacccagagagcctcggctattgggcggtataaaaaaatgtaataaataaataaataaataaaaagtttgtatgttttgtttttgtgatgtttgtttttgtttttgaaacaataaaacatttaaacaaaagAGCATGGTTCTATACACCCATCGTGGCTAACagctcatcctccatgaatttgcgcaatccccttttaaagccaaataCGCTCGTGGCCACAGCCACCGCACCTTGCAGCAGCAAATGACATCATTACAACTTATGCAATTTGTGGCCTAAAGGGAGaggccctgttttgcatgcagaagctctcaggttcaatctccaaCATCTCCAACTTGGCCTGGAAGAAATCCTGCCTCAATTCCCGgacagccgctgctgccagtcagtgtggacaatactaggctagatagacccagggtctgattcagtataaggcagcatcctgtgTTCCTAAACCTAAGCACACTCACCAGGGAGCAAGCCACGTTTTGCTCAGCAGGAAACACTTCAGCATAAATACGTTGTGGATTGCACTTCATGTGCGACATgaaagattcagtggaggctggaggctccgatttcggtggggctgtgaatccattctaggtttcggtcagaaccagcccgaactctaaaggagatatccaaggtgctgaacctattttaagGGTAGGGTTCAggaccttcatagaatcatagaatagtagagttggatggggcctataaggccgtcaagtccaaccccctgctcaatgcaggaatccaccctaaagcatccctgacagagggttgtccagctgcctcttgaaggcctctagtgtgggagagcccacaaccaccctaggtaactgattccattgctctaacagtcaggaagtttttcctgatctccaaccGGAATCGGactttctgtcacttgagcccattagtccgtgtcctgcactctgggaggattgaggggagacatgacagcactcttcaaatacttaaaaggttgtcacgcagaggagggccaggatctcttctcgatcctcccagagtgcaggacacggaataacgggctcaagttaacggaagcccgattccggttggagatcaggaaaaacttcctgactgttagagcaatggaacccatgacctagggtggttgtggtttctccaacactagaggccttcaagaggcagctggacaaccctctgtcagggatgctttagggtggattcctgcattgagcagggcgttggactcgatggccttgtaggccccttccgactctgcttttctatgattctatgattctatgattgagaagagatcctgaccctcctctgtgtgacaacctttcaaatatttgaagagtactccttctggttctgactgaaactcagggcagatccacacagaggcttcgggacgccctgaaggtgcTTTACGGTGCcccaaaatcgatgatgtacaccctaccttaaccgttccaagaagaggaggaggaggaggaggaggaggaggccctgcatcgcccctcgcggggacgggatgaagagttgtcacacccggcggcttcgctggggaatcagctgccgcccacctacccgccggcctccttttgccggcgaaagagtcacccgggtcatagagctcggcggaagaagccagtggcggcttcttccgctgagctctccaacccgggtgggcccgggtggctctttcgccggctaaaggaggccggcgggtaggtgggcggcagctgattccccagcgaagccgccgggcgcggcaactcttcgtcccgtccccgcgaggggcgatgcagggcctcctcctcctcctcctcctcctcctctccttggaacggttaaggtaggatgtacatcatcgatttcggggtgcCCTAAAACGCCTTCAGGGCAtgccgaagcctctgtgtggatctgcccccagACTGGATTCACAGTTCCActaaaattggaaccaccagcttccattggaAAAAAGTATGCTCTTGTTTCTGCCTGAATTGACTATGCATCAATTTTgctggatgaccctgagttctgtGATTGGATCTGGTGGCGCTGTTGCGGAATGCCATCTTGGTCCAAACTAAAATATCCCTCATCTGTGATTCAACTGTGGCCCCTGGCTTCACACACTAGGCCTCTCGTTGGAGGAACTATAGCCTCAATTTGATTCCTGCCCAGGGCGTTCCAGCAATCCTCTTTGATCCTGCAGTACAAAGCAGTCTGTGGGCATGCAGAAAGTTCGGGTATATTTAGTGCTGCCTGCCCTACTTTTTAAATTCAGCCAAGGGACCTGGTCAGCATTTCCATTGAAGGCACAGAAGCTGGCTTTTATGGTCGCAGCCTCCGCTTCCAGCCTAATGGCCAAGCCGCTGTGCATAATTCTAGCAGGCATTGACACAGAGATACGGTGAACATGGCCAAAGCCGTGTGAGCAATTTTGCCCGCGTGGGTGTAGCAGCTGGATCAGGTGATTTTATCCTGGTAGCAGATCTCCTGTTCCCAACCAGGAAATGGGGAGGAAGCCAGTTTGTAGCGGAACACAGCATAAGAACTGAACTACACGGAGAGCTATTGCGCAAGAATGCTTTGCCACACTCACCTCGCTGCCATGTGGCGTGATTAAGAGCAGATCTTGAATTATGGGAGAAAAGATCGGGGAGGAAGGGGCTTAACGAAATTTGCAATCTATGCTCCCTCCAATGTTGGCCACACATTGGCCTTCTAAGAACAGAACTGAAGCAGAGCACAGAAAGAGAAGTGGGTTTGGGACTGAGTtacttgaaggaacgccttcCCCCGTATCAGcctgcccttctcatttgcccacctgtgagggcaatcaggtgggtgtccacatgggaatgggccttctctgtggtggccccgtacctctggaacaaactcccatcggaggtcctCCATGAACCATCCTTGTAGgctttcaagaaagctataaagactgatctcttccggcaggcctatccacttCTGTGTAATTtttggatgttttaacaatgtatattatgttttaattcagttttatgtattttatatttactgttgtttccggcttcgatatttatttatttatgcatgcacacaaaggacacctgctgacattcccttttctatgcaactgttaaagatacaggagccctgtcctcctttattatttatttattacatttttataccacccaatagccgaagctctctgggcggttaacaaaaattaaaaccataataaaacaaccaacaggttaaaagcacaaatacaaaatacagtataaaaatggaggggcgggtaagaaatatgtatttttattattattattattattattattattattattattattattattattatttcaaggaaGCCTTAAAAACGTTTTATTTCACCATGGCCTTCGCATGATGAATCTGCttttgttattattgctgctattgtcgttcctgctgtttttattgttttaattgctgttctaTTGCTTTcgatgtttttaaatattttattgcttttaatattttatgtattttcttgttgcaagccaccttgtgagggcttctgccctgaaaggtggccaagaaatgtttaaataaataaataaatgatccagGCTGCTTTGAGGGGGGTCTCTGTCATTCTAGCACTGCCTCCGTATAGTACGTAGCAGCAGCCCTGGGTCCATGGACACTCCAGAGGACATCCTCCCATCTGAACCAGATGGGAGCCATCTGAAGCAACAGCTGTGCAGGGTCTGAGTTCGAGGTCTTTCCTCTCGTTTGCTCCCTGGTCCTTTTAGCTGATGAGGCTAAAGCCGGGACTTTCAGCCTGGAAAGCTACTGTTCAACCAGTGAGCTGCGACCatgccccatttttaaaaagctacatcGTTgggattagatttttttttttaaaaaaaaaaattacagtctGCATGCGGGGGGATAAGTAGGTCTAGGGAGAAAGCCCTTTTCATACTGTGTCTTACACCACTGAAAAAGTGGACGGCCCCGGGATGAGCCAGAAAATAAGGCGTGGATGGGGATCAGAGACTCGGTGAGCTTTAGGTGGGTTTGTGGAATCTCTTGTTCAGAAGGGATGCTTTAAATGTTGCTTTTCTTCAGCAGTGCAAGGTTTTTGTGCCAGTTTACTGTCTTAGAAGAAAGGCGAAAGAAGAAAGCACGAGAGAGGGGAAGtatcagaaagaaagaagaaaaggagaagcaCGGGGCAAAACGTTTAGACGGCGAGGCAGGCACACTTATCTATTTTCGCCTATGCAACTTGCCTGATAGATGAATGCATCTGCATCTGATAACAAACATCATGTAAGCAAATAACAacggaaggaagaaaaaaggaaggaaggaaggaaggaaggacggaaggaaggaaagaaggacataagagccctgcagaatcagactaagggtccatctagtccagcactctgttcacacaggggccaaccaggaatacacaagcaggacatggtacaatggcaccctcccacccatgttccccggcaactggtgcatataggcttactgcctctgatactgcagatagcatgtagtcatcaggactagtagccgttaatagccttctcctccaggaattcatccaacccccttttaaagccgtctaaattggtggcccatcactatatcttgtggtagtgagttccatagtttaactatgcactgtgtgaataagtCCTTCTCTTATCTtccttgaatctcccaccgatcagcttcatgggataatgacccctttgggttctagtatcttgagagagggagaaaaatgtctccctatccacattctccgcaccatgcatcattttgtacacctctatcatgtctcccctcagcctccttttttccaagctaaacaatcccagctgctgtaaccttccttcataggggagatgctccagccccttgatcagagaccgaaagaagaaaggaagggggaattgTTCATTTCTGTGATTGAGGAGATATGACATTTTCCCTtcctttaggctgcagtcctaaaacaCTTCCTaatgtcccattgaacacagagcAGCCTACTTCTGAGTGAACGTGCTCAGGATtgtcctgaatcatagaatcatagaatagcagagttggaagggacctacaaggccatcgagtccaaccccctgctcaatgcaggaatccaccctaaagcatccctgacaggtggttgtccagctgcctcttgaaggcctctagtgtgggagagcccaccacctccctaggtaactgattccattgtcgtactgctctaacagtcaggaagtcggaatctggcttgctttaacttgagcccattattccgtgtcctgcactctgggaggatcgagaagagatcctggccctcctctatgtgacaaccttttaagtatttgaagagtgttctcatgtctccccccaatcttctcttctccaggctaaacatgcccagttctttcagtctctcttcatagggctttgtttcctgacccctgatcatcctggttgccctcctccgaacacgctccagcttgtctgcgtcctttttgaagtgtggagcccagaactggacgcaatactctcgatgaggcctaaccagggccgaatagagaggatccaggacctcacgcgatttggaagctatacttctattaatgcagcccaaaatagcatttgcctttcttgcagccatatcgcactgttggctcatattcagcttgcgatctacaacaattccaagatccttctcgcttgtagtatcgctgagccaagtatcccccatcttgtaactgtgcctttggtttctatttcctagatgtagaacttggcatttatccctaagaaatttcatcctgttgttttcagcccagcgctccagcctatcaagatcactttgaagtttgtttctgtcttccagggtattcgctatcccacccaatttggtgtcatctgcaaatttgataagcgttccctgcacctcctcatccaaatcattaataaaaatgttgatacAGTAGTATTACACACCAACGGCAACCTACTTACCAATTCCTTCCTGAGCCAATTTAAAGCTTCCTCGATATTCCCAAACCCGCTGCTTTTCTCTGGGGCGACCAGTGTTGGCTGCTCTGAAGACCTTTCGTCGACATGAACCTGCACCTCTCTTAATGCAACGCTGCCTTCTGCTGCTTTCTTGTCCgtgctctcctcctcttcctcgtcctcTGGAGGTTTGGGGTGGCTTTTCCACGCGAGCCCCTCCAGCTGGGCCTTCCACTCCAAATAGGAAGGTCTCCTGGTCTCCAGCCTCAGTTTCTCCGTCAGAGCTTTCAGATTCCGCAAGTGGTCGTCGGAAGGAGGGCCACCTCCACTCTCATACCCCGCAGCATCCAGCATTTCTTCGATCTGGATTTTGGGTACAGAcacctccctctctggtggcagGTCGTAAAGGTCCATGGCAGGGTCGACAGATGAGCCCAAGGGGCGTCCACGCCACGATTCACCGCTCAAAAGTCCCTCCGGCTCAGCAAACCAGCTCAGCTGTTTTGCCGCTCAGTTCAAGACACTCCTTGtagaacagaagaaaccatctAAGCAGAAACACAAAGACACATTGTGCGCTTTCAAGCTGGGAATCGTCAAGAAACGAGAACAAGTCCCCAACCAGAACTTCCTTGTGTGACCCAAGTTGAGAAAAATGGAAAGTGAACCCCTCGGCCTAAACCATCCAGCCGAGAGACTTTGCCGCGGCTGTCTGGCGATAGTTTTGGACAAGATCAAACAAGCTCTCTTGCTTTCCAGGGGAACGTTTTGctacagagagcgagagagagacagagagagctgtCAGGCACTACGCTTCGAGCTATGTAGTGGATTACTAAGGATGAGGTCAGAGGAAAAGCAGAAATACTGTAGCGCAGTGTTACACAAGGACTAAAAGCCGATCTTCTTACCGTGCATAACAGGTTATCAGCTTTCCCTGGCAGATTCTCACGATAAAGGAGGCATGAAAGTGCCGATAAAACGATGGAGGAGTCGGCTTACTTCAGCCCACCCGTGAACATGGTTTACAGATGCCGTTACGCGGCTTGGCTGCTCCACCGGGGACAACCTGAAGCTAAATGCGTTGAGTAAACCGTCTCTTGACTTTTTTACACATCCGAAAAGTAGGCTTGGAAGTTGCTGCGGGGAGAGGagatgcttaaccctttcccttctggATATTTTTGCACTCAATGTTGGGACCACTCAGCTGCTTTTCCAACTtggacaaggggggggggggggttgcaggattcctgggttgttttcccTGGAGGGAGAGCAGCACTTCGGGGAGCTCAGTTTTGAGCAGACAGTGGGCAGGGCAGAGAAGGTGAACTGCCACCTACGCTCTGGGCAATTCcaccagtggaggccggtggctctgatgtcagtggggcgttaaatctgctccgggtttcaagtCAGAACCCGTCAAAACTCTGAAGGAgttttggagagctcctttggagttctgactgaaattcggACCAGATTCGCATCCCCACtgacataattttatttatttatttatttatttaattacatttctataccgcccaatagccggagctctctgggcggttcacaaaaattaaaaccattcataatataaaacaacagtataaaaccataatataaaatacaataaaaaagctcaaccagataaaaacagcagcaatgcaaaattacaaatttaaaacaccaagttaaaatgtatttatagattgttaaaatgttgggagaataaaaaggtcttcacctggcgtctaaaagcatataatgtaggtgccaagcgaacctccttagggagctcattccacagctggggtgccacagcagagaaggccctcctcctggtagccacctgcctcacttcctttggcaggggctcacggagaaggactcctgaggatgacattagggtccgggcaggtacatacgggaggaggcattccttcagatagcctggccccaagccatttagggctttaaatgttaataccagcagtttgaatcgggcccagacctggactggcagccaatgaaactggaaaaggactggcgtgatgtggtctcgtcggctagtccctgttagtaaacgggctgccctgttttgtaccagttgaagtttctggaccgttttcaaaggcagccccacgtataacgcattgcagtaatccaaacgagaggtcccttggatagctctgttaaagctccatccgacgagcgttttattgcacgctcgttactgggcactcacggagtttgctcagatcccccccccccatgacatcatctgcctctcgccAGGGCTATCTTAATGCATGGGCACGCTGAGCAGTTGCCCGGGGCACCCACGAGCATAGGggccccatgctaatctatgcacagaccagaatttaaccCTAATTTTAACATTCCAAAATTAACTTCCGAAGTTAGCCTCTTGGTTCAATCCAAGTGCACTGTCAGCCACTAGTACTGCTCCTTCAACTATATCATCCACATCTACATCCACTCCTGTACCCAGTCATCCAGTTCCGGCAGACATAATGGTATCATTACCTGTTCCTGCGGCTGAGGACATTCCACAAGAGGAAATGTCGTGAAACTGTAAAGGAGGTTGTAATCCAAGACACAGATCTGGGGTTATGGGACATTAGCAATACTAACACAGCGGATTACTGGATTCGAAGTGGGCTGACATCATGTCAGAATCATGACAGCAACCTTTCAAACTCACGCAGAGTGTAcaaagaagatggaggagagaataCCCGGACAAGGTATACCCGGACTTCAAGCCAATTACAAAGGAATTCTCTGCAAAGAAATTTCGCAAATGTTTGTGTTGAACACTTGATCAATAATAATTCATAGTAATTTCATACTGTGCGCCTGTGCCATCTCCGTGAGTATGATTTACCAACTAAGTACCATTTTCATG
This sequence is a window from Elgaria multicarinata webbii isolate HBS135686 ecotype San Diego chromosome 4, rElgMul1.1.pri, whole genome shotgun sequence. Protein-coding genes within it:
- the FAM167A gene encoding protein FAM167A — its product is MDLYDLPPEREVSVPKIQIEEMLDAAGYESGGGPPSDDHLRNLKALTEKLRLETRRPSYLEWKAQLEGLAWKSHPKPPEDEEEEESTDKKAAEGSVALREVQVHVDERSSEQPTLVAPEKSSGFGNIEEALNWLRKELMEMRLQDQQLARQLMRLRSDINKLKIEQTCHLHRRMLNDATYELEERDELSDLLCDFPLTSSFSLSTPLKLIGVTKMNINSRRFSLC